One window of Lytechinus variegatus isolate NC3 chromosome 2, Lvar_3.0, whole genome shotgun sequence genomic DNA carries:
- the LOC121408969 gene encoding uncharacterized protein LOC121408969 — protein MSSMAGISYFPALLLLMAVTSTAAAYGPYSQFHRDRRAIRARTMATGEDHITHASIKMRMLNEGRSQVAVNPVRAKRFINAASGIQQQPKVSEAFKEYAGNQYGQVFPGKERASELVDQIQHGYVQPPRAPFPKNAVYEDLLTRQRKDGRDGHLSRKPENLGKVKDEVDDFLQLMHEMGILEDPEDDVSRGNKHQRNTGDATKSSSAASFVNHQIHRPDQTKDMKSNVRQDISSGYTNPQRSSRVVQSRSPIHEEVAVKRESSPSLIKDTLDDEDVDDEVVGVEEEAIINIPPQALAKSDINIDGIDLDIIKKLLEEIIARKSSK, from the coding sequence GCTGGAATCAGCTATTTTCCTGCTCTTCTACTTCTCATGGCTGTCACGAGTACAGCAGCAGCCTACGGACCCTACTCGCAATTCCACCGTGATCGACGAGCGATTCGTGCACGCACGATGGCGACAGGAGAAGATCACATCACCCATGCTTCCATTAAGATGAGGATGTTGAACGAAGGTCGGTCTCAAGTTGCAGTCAATCCCGTCCGAGCCAAGCGATTTATAAACGCAGCGTCCGGAATTCAGCAGCAGCCTAAAGTGTCCGAGGCATTCAAGGAGTATGCAGGTAACCAATACGGACAAGTTTTCCCAGGTAAAGAACGCGCATCGGAGCTGGTAGACCAAATCCAACATGGGTACGTGCAACCGCCACGAGCACCATTTCCGAAAAACGCAGTCTATGAAGACCTTCTTACCCGACAGAGGAAGGATGGTCGAGATGGTCATCTATCTCGAAAACCCGAAAACTTGGGCAAAGTGAAAGATGAGGTGGACGATTTCCTGCAGCTTATGCATGAAATGGGCATCCTCGAAGACCCTGAGGATGATGTCTCTAGAGGGAATAAGCATCAACGAAATACAGGTGATGCAACAAAGTCCTCATCTGCTGCCTCCTTTGTAAATCATCAGATTCATCGTCCTGATCAGACCAAAGATATGAAGTCCAATGTCCGGCAAGATATTTCTTCAGGTTACACAAATCCCCAACGATCTTCTCGTGTTGTCCAATCACGATCACCAATCCACGAGGAAGTCGCGGTTAAACGTGAGTCGTCTCCATCTCTCATTAAAGATACCCTGGATGATGAAGACGTCGATGACGAGGTCGTTGGTGTCGAAGAAGAGGCAATCATCAACATCCCGCCACAGGCACTTGCAAAGAGTGACATTAATATCGATGGGATTGATCTAGATATTATCAAAAAATTACTGGAGGAAATTATCGCTCGCAAGTCTTCAAAGTAG